From one Rhodothermales bacterium genomic stretch:
- a CDS encoding tripartite tricarboxylate transporter permease has product MSLFSWQGLLALLLGGLYGSLFGAIPGLTATLAVALFIPIAFFLDPIIALPAIIAISSVAIFAGDVGSTIARIPGTPASAAYVDELYGLARRKGTLYSLGLSALGSAVGGVIGTVLLIFFATSIAALARNFSSFEYFWIAVLGLTAGIFASGGRPIKGAVSLLIGLFFASIGIDPTLGFPRFDFGHPDMLGGLNYIVVMIGLFGFSEVLEHLYRKQAAPAAIASAGDGDTASAFYGRPLRLILRERWLVARSSLLGVVVGFLPGAGADIGSWVATSVQKMRQGQDEDETDRIVLAGTSSNNAAVASAWIPALSLGLPGDTVTAIVLGVFLMKGITPGPLLFEQNMSLVWTLYLTFMVSNIVLLPLYGYLTGRLADVVVRAPFNQLLGIIAILCVVGAFAINNNPFDVWVMATMGAVAFALRRGGFPLAQVVLGMVLGPILEQNFMVSAIKSRWDLTSFFDRPIALLLMALTIVIVVAGARLMRRAGGPGQGAT; this is encoded by the coding sequence ATGTCCCTCTTCTCCTGGCAAGGACTCCTCGCGTTGCTCCTCGGCGGCCTCTACGGCTCGCTCTTCGGCGCCATCCCCGGGCTGACGGCCACGCTGGCCGTCGCCCTGTTTATCCCGATCGCGTTTTTCCTCGACCCGATCATCGCGCTGCCGGCCATCATCGCCATCTCATCCGTCGCCATTTTCGCCGGCGACGTAGGATCGACCATCGCGCGCATTCCGGGGACGCCGGCGAGCGCCGCCTATGTCGACGAGCTCTACGGCCTCGCCCGCCGGAAGGGCACGCTCTACAGCCTGGGTCTGAGCGCGCTCGGCTCGGCGGTGGGCGGGGTGATCGGGACGGTGCTGTTGATCTTCTTCGCGACCAGCATCGCCGCCCTGGCGCGCAACTTCTCGTCGTTCGAATATTTCTGGATCGCGGTGCTGGGGCTCACGGCCGGCATTTTTGCGTCGGGCGGCCGGCCGATCAAAGGCGCCGTCTCCCTGCTCATCGGGCTTTTTTTCGCGTCGATCGGGATCGACCCCACGCTCGGCTTCCCCCGGTTCGATTTCGGACATCCGGATATGCTGGGCGGGCTCAACTACATCGTCGTGATGATCGGGCTGTTCGGGTTTTCGGAAGTCCTCGAGCATCTCTACCGCAAGCAGGCCGCGCCCGCCGCGATCGCGTCCGCCGGCGACGGCGACACGGCATCCGCCTTTTACGGGCGGCCGTTGCGGCTCATCCTGCGCGAGCGCTGGCTGGTCGCGCGGTCGTCGCTGCTCGGCGTGGTGGTCGGATTCCTGCCCGGCGCCGGCGCCGACATCGGCTCGTGGGTGGCGACCAGCGTGCAGAAGATGCGGCAGGGACAGGATGAGGACGAAACCGATCGCATCGTGCTCGCCGGCACGAGCAGCAACAACGCCGCCGTCGCCAGCGCCTGGATTCCCGCGCTGTCGCTCGGCCTGCCCGGCGACACCGTGACGGCGATCGTGCTCGGCGTCTTCCTGATGAAAGGCATCACCCCCGGTCCCCTCCTCTTCGAGCAGAACATGTCGCTCGTCTGGACGCTCTATCTGACCTTTATGGTCTCGAACATCGTCCTGCTCCCGCTCTACGGCTATCTGACGGGCCGGCTTGCCGATGTCGTCGTGCGCGCGCCGTTCAACCAGCTGCTCGGCATCATCGCCATCCTCTGCGTGGTCGGCGCCTTCGCGATCAACAACAACCCGTTCGACGTGTGGGTGATGGCGACGATGGGCGCCGTGGCGTTCGCGCTGCGGCGCGGCGGATTTCCGCTGGCGCAGGTCGTCCTCGGGATGGTGCTCGGCCCGATTCTGGAGCAGAACTTCATGGTCAGCGCCATCAAATCGCGCTGGGACCTGACGAGTTTTTTCGATCGCCCGATCGCGTTGCTGCTCATGGCCCTGACGATCGTCATCGTCGTCGCCGGCGCCCGCCTGATGCGGCGTGCCGGCGGGCCTGGCCAGGGGGCGACGTGA
- a CDS encoding protein kinase: MEGPTRVWGAPRTDGAAPLISPEDWEEIDRIFDQVLDAPASERAALLDTACEGRPLIRRQIELLLAASVEAQQEDFLAPLPHQLDGGMIRQFVGEEQLRAGERVGVYEIVRPIGKGGMGVVYLAERPFGRFKKPVALKVVKRGMDTDDILERFRFERQILAGLEHANIARLLDGGVTDDGLPYFVMEYVEGKPIDQYCDEKKLGIRQRIALFKAVCDAVQYAHRNLVVHRDLKPGNVLVSADGEVKLLDFGIAKLVDPESPNATVPITDASNRRMTPEYAAPEQVRGESATTATDVYALGVILYELLSGRRPYRFKTRLLTEIEEKICQEVPGRPSTAVLRAEGEETPDEIGKQRSATPEKLRKELAGDLDAITMMALKKEPELRYASAGELARDLGRYMDRRPVRAARDSATYRLQKFVERYRTTVLVAALGVFVLLAGAGTTWWQSYQKRQEAQRVQDEVRGKNATIGFINRIFDKVDPDRPQGLTFSATELIRAGLEEIESLDGLPVIQADLMNQIGKISVNAGLVSLADSLHQAAYAIQERVLGPDDPALSITLTRQGDVYEAMGDAARAEDFYLRAIALNPDNSVAHNNLGRLYLTIGRNDEGGAQLEKAIDLEPQNLMYRRNLGSYYYNTLQWDKAKEVYLQTAAVDSFYLAYANLATIYYFDKDYAQAARWYRASIQLNPNDYRIWGYYGNALYWRDEAGRAEAVPALREGIRLAEERLSALQSRDPEVLAQISTFYALLGDKTNAFRYVDAAAGEQPEDPYLWYDLASALETVGERQAAIRMLRTAIEKGIPAESITDDPGMASLRDDPEWLAR, translated from the coding sequence ATGGAAGGTCCTACACGCGTCTGGGGCGCTCCCCGAACTGACGGTGCGGCGCCGCTGATCTCGCCCGAAGACTGGGAAGAGATCGACCGGATATTTGATCAGGTGCTGGATGCGCCGGCCTCGGAGCGCGCCGCCCTCCTGGATACGGCTTGCGAGGGCCGGCCGCTGATCCGTCGACAGATCGAACTGCTGCTCGCGGCCAGCGTCGAGGCGCAGCAGGAAGACTTCCTCGCGCCGCTACCGCACCAGCTCGACGGCGGCATGATCCGGCAATTCGTCGGCGAGGAGCAGCTCCGCGCCGGCGAACGCGTCGGCGTCTATGAAATCGTCCGCCCGATCGGAAAAGGCGGCATGGGCGTCGTTTATCTGGCCGAACGCCCGTTCGGACGCTTCAAGAAGCCCGTCGCGCTCAAGGTCGTGAAGCGCGGGATGGATACGGACGACATCCTCGAGCGCTTCCGGTTCGAACGCCAGATCCTCGCCGGCCTCGAACACGCCAATATCGCGCGCCTCCTCGACGGCGGCGTGACGGACGACGGGCTCCCGTATTTCGTGATGGAATACGTGGAGGGCAAGCCGATCGACCAGTATTGCGACGAGAAGAAGCTCGGCATCCGCCAGCGGATCGCGCTCTTCAAGGCGGTGTGCGATGCCGTCCAGTATGCCCACCGCAACCTCGTCGTCCATCGCGACCTCAAGCCCGGCAACGTCCTCGTCAGCGCCGACGGCGAGGTGAAGCTGCTCGACTTCGGCATCGCGAAACTGGTGGATCCCGAGTCGCCGAACGCGACCGTCCCCATCACCGACGCATCGAACCGGCGCATGACGCCGGAATACGCGGCCCCCGAACAGGTTCGCGGCGAATCCGCCACCACGGCGACGGACGTCTACGCCCTCGGCGTCATCCTGTATGAACTCCTGTCCGGCCGCCGGCCCTACCGGTTCAAGACCCGGCTGCTGACCGAGATCGAGGAGAAGATTTGCCAGGAAGTGCCCGGCCGGCCCAGCACGGCCGTCCTCCGCGCCGAAGGCGAGGAGACGCCGGACGAGATCGGCAAGCAGCGTAGCGCCACACCGGAAAAATTACGCAAGGAACTCGCCGGCGACCTCGATGCCATCACGATGATGGCCCTCAAGAAAGAGCCCGAGCTGCGCTACGCCTCGGCCGGCGAGCTGGCCCGCGACCTCGGGCGCTACATGGACCGCCGGCCCGTCCGCGCCGCCCGGGACTCGGCGACCTACCGCCTCCAGAAGTTCGTCGAACGCTACCGCACGACCGTCCTCGTCGCCGCGCTCGGGGTGTTTGTCCTCCTGGCCGGCGCCGGCACGACGTGGTGGCAATCCTACCAGAAGCGCCAGGAGGCGCAGCGGGTTCAGGACGAGGTGCGGGGTAAAAACGCGACGATCGGGTTCATCAACCGCATCTTCGACAAGGTCGACCCGGACCGCCCGCAGGGGCTCACGTTCTCTGCGACCGAACTGATTCGAGCCGGTCTCGAGGAGATCGAATCGCTCGACGGGCTCCCCGTGATCCAGGCCGATCTCATGAACCAGATCGGAAAGATCAGCGTCAACGCCGGCCTCGTTTCGCTCGCGGATTCCCTCCATCAAGCCGCCTATGCCATCCAGGAGCGCGTCCTTGGACCCGACGATCCCGCGTTGTCGATCACGTTGACGCGTCAGGGTGATGTATATGAGGCGATGGGAGACGCCGCCCGGGCCGAGGACTTCTATCTTCGCGCGATCGCGCTCAATCCCGACAACAGCGTCGCGCACAACAACCTCGGGCGCCTTTATCTGACGATCGGGCGGAATGACGAGGGCGGCGCACAACTCGAGAAAGCGATCGATCTCGAGCCCCAGAACCTGATGTATCGCCGCAATCTGGGTTCCTATTATTACAATACCCTGCAATGGGATAAAGCCAAGGAAGTATATCTGCAGACCGCAGCGGTAGATTCCTTTTATCTCGCCTACGCCAATCTCGCGACCATCTATTATTTCGACAAGGATTATGCGCAGGCGGCCCGCTGGTACCGTGCATCCATCCAGCTGAATCCGAATGACTACCGCATCTGGGGATATTACGGGAATGCGCTGTACTGGCGAGACGAAGCCGGACGAGCCGAGGCGGTGCCTGCGCTCCGCGAGGGAATTCGCCTGGCGGAAGAGCGGCTCTCCGCGCTCCAGAGCAGGGATCCCGAGGTGCTGGCTCAGATCTCGACGTTCTACGCCCTGCTCGGGGACAAAACGAATGCGTTTCGCTACGTGGACGCAGCGGCGGGCGAACAACCGGAAGATCCCTATCTTTGGTACGATCTGGCGTCGGCGCTGGAGACGGTCGGAGAACGCCAGGCCGCCATCCGCATGTTGCGCACGGCGATCGAGAAAGGGATTCCGGCAGAAAGCATCACGGATGATCCCGGTATGGCATCGCTACGAGACGATCCGGAATGGCTGGCCCGCTGA
- a CDS encoding sigma-70 family RNA polymerase sigma factor — MKKEQDVTQVLIAASQGNSRASEQLWSIVYNELRRIAHRQLMGERDRRLLSTTGLVHEAYLRLVDDIQISWQDRSHFFGIASRVMRRVIVDNARRHCAQKRGGGLMDESFDEERFLPDDRMQEVLDLDDALSRLTELNARWSQVVECRYFGGLTEEETAEALGVSVRTVERDWVKARAWLYNHMTVPVEG; from the coding sequence ATGAAAAAAGAACAAGACGTGACGCAAGTCCTCATAGCGGCAAGCCAGGGGAATTCGCGGGCGTCCGAACAGCTGTGGTCTATCGTCTATAACGAACTGCGAAGGATCGCGCATCGCCAGTTGATGGGCGAGCGGGATCGCCGGTTGCTCTCGACCACAGGTCTCGTCCACGAAGCCTACCTGCGGCTGGTGGACGACATTCAGATCTCCTGGCAGGATCGTTCCCACTTTTTCGGCATCGCCTCCCGCGTCATGCGCCGCGTCATCGTCGACAACGCCCGCCGGCACTGCGCCCAGAAGCGCGGTGGCGGGCTGATGGACGAGTCGTTCGACGAGGAACGCTTCCTGCCCGACGACCGGATGCAGGAGGTGCTCGACCTCGACGACGCGCTCTCGCGCCTCACCGAGCTCAACGCGCGCTGGAGTCAGGTCGTCGAATGCCGCTACTTCGGCGGCCTCACCGAGGAGGAAACCGCCGAAGCCCTGGGCGTCTCCGTCCGCACCGTCGAGCGCGACTGGGTCAAGGCGCGCGCGTGGCTCTACAACCATATGACGGTGCCGGTGGAGGGCTGA
- a CDS encoding S8 family serine peptidase, with protein MFNVSLSTPTIFAVLGCLLLAWDASKRQNKNPWTVIIGLSCIGAMGLLRLFSPAGLFMTLSGAFTDLGIGMWMGAGVLLVRRGKAKPFFTIGLFALALAGMLFLTGRLVGAGEASGAAPADAQGVLVELGPDDRIEEIQPLLDTYGVTAERAFPTVSLDEDADLSQVYLLKGSWEMLKKIIDYLLRDEENVDAVYWNATVSLAPPEGEWPEVQRKTRRPIFANDPLIERQWAMDAINANAAHEMLSHAKPVRKAHVAILDTGVDAKHEDIAGIFVNSPGNTDKHGHGTHCAGIAGAVTNNELGMASLNWNGAYVDVSGYNALGADGLGSLESIAQSIIDATDDGADVLSMSLGGYSPIPPKVVADAIRYALKRNVIVVAAAGNSNQDAKFHMPSNIEGVITVSATDSQGRKASFSNTNTSLTRPIAAPGVDIVSLVPGNGYQPKSGTSMATPLVSGLLGVMRALDPDLTPDAAYAILKDTGTKLSDSGKVGLQINAEEAIATVLSENPIVAERE; from the coding sequence ATGTTCAACGTTTCGTTATCCACGCCGACGATCTTTGCCGTCCTGGGATGCCTCCTTCTCGCCTGGGACGCGAGCAAGCGCCAGAATAAAAACCCGTGGACGGTAATCATCGGGCTGTCCTGTATCGGCGCGATGGGGCTTCTGCGTCTCTTTTCGCCCGCCGGCCTTTTCATGACCCTCTCGGGCGCGTTCACGGATCTCGGGATCGGCATGTGGATGGGCGCCGGCGTGCTCCTCGTCCGTCGCGGCAAGGCCAAGCCCTTCTTCACGATCGGCCTCTTCGCGCTGGCACTGGCCGGGATGCTCTTCCTCACAGGCCGCCTGGTTGGCGCCGGGGAAGCGAGCGGCGCCGCGCCGGCCGATGCGCAGGGCGTACTCGTCGAATTGGGGCCGGACGACCGCATCGAAGAGATCCAGCCGCTGCTCGACACCTATGGCGTCACGGCCGAACGCGCGTTCCCGACCGTTTCGCTCGACGAAGATGCGGATCTCTCGCAGGTCTACCTTCTCAAGGGCTCCTGGGAGATGCTCAAGAAGATCATCGACTACCTCCTGCGCGACGAAGAAAATGTGGACGCCGTCTACTGGAACGCCACGGTGAGCCTGGCCCCGCCGGAAGGCGAATGGCCCGAGGTGCAGCGCAAAACACGCCGGCCGATCTTCGCGAACGATCCGCTGATCGAGCGCCAGTGGGCGATGGACGCGATCAACGCCAACGCCGCCCACGAGATGCTGAGCCACGCGAAGCCCGTTCGCAAGGCGCATGTCGCCATCCTCGACACGGGGGTGGACGCGAAGCATGAGGACATCGCCGGCATCTTCGTCAACAGCCCGGGGAATACCGATAAACACGGGCACGGGACGCACTGCGCGGGCATCGCCGGCGCCGTCACCAACAACGAACTGGGCATGGCCTCGCTGAACTGGAACGGCGCGTATGTCGACGTCTCCGGCTACAACGCCCTCGGCGCCGACGGCCTCGGATCGCTCGAGTCCATCGCGCAGTCCATCATCGACGCGACGGACGACGGGGCGGACGTGCTCTCGATGTCGCTCGGCGGCTACTCGCCCATCCCCCCGAAAGTCGTGGCCGACGCGATCCGCTACGCGCTGAAGCGGAATGTGATCGTCGTCGCCGCCGCCGGCAACTCGAATCAGGACGCGAAATTCCACATGCCGTCGAACATCGAAGGCGTGATCACCGTCTCCGCCACCGATTCGCAGGGCCGCAAGGCGTCGTTCTCCAACACCAACACCAGCCTGACGCGCCCCATCGCGGCGCCGGGGGTCGACATCGTATCGCTCGTGCCGGGTAACGGCTACCAGCCCAAGAGCGGCACGTCGATGGCGACACCGCTCGTCTCCGGCCTCCTGGGCGTCATGCGGGCGCTCGACCCCGACCTCACGCCCGACGCGGCGTACGCGATCCTGAAGGACACCGGGACGAAGCTGTCCGACTCCGGCAAGGTCGGTCTCCAGATCAATGCCGAAGAGGCGATCGCGACGGTCCTGTCCGAAAACCCGATCGTCGCCGAGCGGGAGTAG
- a CDS encoding DMT family transporter gives MPASRIYFLTALALVAFAGNSILCRLALGAQRIDPLSFTTLRLASGAFVLATLCSLRDRRVTAGGGDWRSAGALFLYALPFSMAYTRLQTGTGALILFAAVQVTMLAAALREGERFVPAQWVGMLAAAAGLLYLLAPGGAPPSWAGALTMGVAGVAWGWYTLLGRGAGEPLSRTAGNFIRATPLMAVVMLAGWGRAEVTPAGAGWAIASGALTSGIGYAIWYAALPGLKTSSAAAVQLAVPALAAAGGILLLGEPLTLRFVVASALTLGGIALVLRLR, from the coding sequence ATGCCCGCGTCGCGCATTTATTTTCTGACTGCGCTCGCGCTCGTCGCCTTCGCCGGCAATTCGATTCTCTGCCGGCTTGCGTTAGGCGCGCAACGGATCGACCCGCTCAGCTTCACCACGCTCCGCCTCGCGTCGGGCGCGTTCGTTCTGGCGACACTGTGCTCGCTCCGGGATCGCCGTGTGACGGCAGGGGGCGGCGACTGGCGGTCGGCCGGGGCGCTCTTCCTGTATGCGCTGCCGTTCTCGATGGCCTACACCCGGCTCCAGACGGGCACCGGGGCGCTGATCCTTTTCGCGGCCGTGCAGGTCACCATGCTGGCGGCCGCGCTGCGGGAAGGGGAACGGTTTGTCCCGGCGCAGTGGGTCGGGATGCTGGCGGCGGCGGCCGGACTGCTGTACCTGCTCGCCCCGGGCGGCGCGCCGCCGTCGTGGGCCGGCGCGCTGACGATGGGGGTCGCGGGCGTGGCCTGGGGATGGTATACGCTGCTAGGGCGTGGCGCCGGCGAGCCGCTGAGCCGCACCGCGGGCAATTTCATCCGGGCGACGCCGCTGATGGCGGTCGTCATGCTGGCCGGGTGGGGACGCGCGGAGGTGACACCCGCGGGCGCCGGCTGGGCGATCGCTTCGGGCGCGCTGACGTCGGGGATCGGGTACGCGATCTGGTATGCCGCGCTGCCCGGACTCAAGACATCGAGCGCTGCCGCCGTGCAGCTCGCCGTGCCGGCCCTCGCGGCCGCCGGCGGCATCCTGCTGCTCGGCGAACCGCTCACGCTTCGCTTCGTGGTCGCGAGCGCCCTGACGCTTGGCGGCATCGCGCTCGTCCTCCGCCTTCGGTGA
- a CDS encoding PQQ-dependent sugar dehydrogenase, with amino-acid sequence MLTMRTTAATFILLLALAGCSSDSSMPEASAWRAVAEAYDCDADNGDIMLAEGFCALVVADSVGNARHLAVRDNGDIYIALQGRSDDQVGIVALRDTTGDGRADVFARFGSTKGTDVAFHNGYLYYSTDTTIVRYPLGAGELVPSAPYETVVRGFIAQNQHASKPFAFDEAGHLYVTIGAPSNACQVQMRTPGSPGQDPCPQLERQAGIWRFDAERLGQTQEADGYRFATGIRNAMGLAWDPATKSIYATQHGRDDLARLFPDLFTAEQSADLPAEEFYKVNDGTNLGWPFCYYDQIQGRRVRGPEYGGDGTSTEGCESYQNPLVAFPGHYAPNDLIFIEGDQYPARYRNGALIAFHGSWNRFDPRGQKGYLVAFVPMDNGNVAGDWEIFADGFSGKEMIGNPGEAAYRPMGLAQGPDGTVYIADSMKGKIWRVIYAGANLAQAN; translated from the coding sequence ATGCTTACGATGCGCACTACCGCCGCAACGTTCATCCTGCTTCTCGCCCTGGCGGGCTGCTCGAGCGATTCGTCCATGCCCGAAGCCAGCGCCTGGCGCGCCGTCGCCGAGGCCTATGATTGCGACGCGGACAACGGCGACATCATGCTGGCCGAAGGATTCTGCGCGCTCGTCGTGGCGGACAGCGTCGGCAACGCGCGGCACCTCGCCGTGCGTGACAACGGCGATATCTACATCGCGCTCCAGGGACGCTCGGACGACCAGGTCGGGATCGTGGCGTTGCGTGACACGACGGGCGACGGACGCGCCGATGTGTTCGCCCGCTTCGGCTCCACGAAAGGAACGGATGTCGCCTTCCACAACGGCTATCTGTATTATTCGACCGATACCACGATCGTGCGGTATCCGCTCGGCGCCGGCGAACTCGTCCCGTCCGCCCCCTACGAGACGGTCGTCCGCGGTTTCATCGCCCAGAATCAGCACGCCTCGAAACCGTTCGCATTCGACGAAGCCGGCCACCTCTACGTGACGATCGGCGCCCCGTCCAACGCCTGCCAGGTGCAGATGCGGACGCCGGGCTCGCCCGGTCAGGATCCCTGCCCGCAGCTCGAGCGGCAGGCCGGCATCTGGCGCTTCGACGCGGAACGCCTCGGACAAACCCAGGAGGCCGACGGCTACCGCTTCGCAACCGGCATCCGAAACGCCATGGGCCTGGCCTGGGACCCGGCCACGAAGTCGATCTACGCCACCCAGCATGGCCGGGACGACCTGGCGCGCCTCTTCCCCGATCTCTTCACGGCCGAACAGAGCGCCGATCTGCCGGCGGAGGAATTCTACAAGGTCAACGACGGCACCAACCTGGGATGGCCGTTCTGCTACTACGACCAGATCCAGGGCCGGCGCGTCCGGGGCCCCGAATATGGCGGCGACGGGACCTCCACGGAGGGTTGCGAGTCGTATCAAAACCCGCTGGTCGCGTTCCCGGGGCACTACGCCCCGAACGACCTGATCTTCATCGAGGGCGACCAGTATCCCGCCCGGTACCGCAACGGCGCGCTGATCGCGTTCCACGGCTCGTGGAACCGGTTCGACCCCCGCGGTCAGAAGGGCTATCTGGTGGCGTTCGTGCCGATGGACAACGGCAACGTGGCCGGCGACTGGGAGATTTTCGCCGACGGGTTCTCCGGCAAGGAGATGATCGGCAATCCCGGCGAAGCGGCGTACCGGCCGATGGGCCTCGCACAGGGCCCCGACGGAACGGTGTATATCGCCGACTCGATGAAAGGCAAAATCTGGCGCGTCATCTACGCCGGCGCCAATCTGGCGCAGGCGAATTAG
- a CDS encoding DUF4159 domain-containing protein — translation MPIWTHPMPRLAALIPILAILLVAPPPETVQAQSPDVAFQFVRVKYESNGNGRRGWGRRGMGIWATDYPTADLNLHQAIERTTQIPLGGDPLVFTLKDKAILDYPVLYITEPGYWYIDEEEVAGLREYLDRGGFLIIDDFHDFGDGQKGPQWENMYMNMKQVYPEREPVLLPNDHPIWSIFYDIDPLAALSTKMRGEVGWLDYDDDEYYGIFDDNGRLMVVICYNQDIGDGWEWPGRHLGEASTVSFQMAINFIMWALTH, via the coding sequence ATGCCCATCTGGACGCACCCGATGCCCCGGCTCGCCGCACTCATCCCGATCCTGGCGATACTGCTCGTCGCCCCGCCTCCGGAAACCGTGCAGGCGCAGTCGCCCGACGTCGCCTTTCAGTTCGTCCGCGTGAAGTACGAGAGCAACGGCAACGGCCGGCGCGGATGGGGCCGGCGGGGCATGGGCATCTGGGCGACGGACTACCCCACGGCCGATCTCAACCTCCACCAGGCCATCGAGCGCACCACGCAGATCCCGCTCGGCGGCGACCCGCTCGTCTTCACGCTCAAGGACAAAGCCATCCTCGACTACCCGGTCCTCTACATCACGGAGCCCGGATACTGGTACATCGACGAGGAGGAGGTGGCCGGCCTGCGCGAATACCTCGACCGCGGCGGCTTTCTGATCATCGACGACTTCCACGACTTCGGAGACGGCCAGAAAGGCCCCCAGTGGGAGAACATGTACATGAACATGAAGCAGGTCTACCCCGAGCGCGAGCCGGTCCTGCTCCCCAACGATCACCCGATCTGGTCGATCTTCTACGATATCGACCCGCTGGCCGCGTTATCGACAAAGATGCGCGGGGAAGTCGGCTGGCTGGATTACGACGACGACGAATACTACGGCATCTTCGACGACAACGGCCGGCTGATGGTGGTCATCTGCTACAACCAGGACATCGGCGACGGCTGGGAATGGCCGGGCCGGCACCTCGGCGAAGCCTCGACCGTGAGCTTCCAGATGGCCATCAACTTCATCATGTGGGCGCTCACGCATTGA
- a CDS encoding APC family permease, whose product MSTKGQPADEGAPASWEFAGWGKAERILDLKPGPTQVRHLDQEEKHMLGTWRSTAICGNDISSSVLYVSALCAAQAGALAPVVLVIVAVVLYFYRRVYAEVGSALPLNGGTYTVLLNTTNKQLAAGAACLTLLSYIATAVISANEAMHYAHNMFAGLNIISATVALLGIFAVLNILGITESAVVALGIFIVHLVTLTVLSVTATIAVVEDPSMLFANWTMPDPSGIGHALFFGFAAAMLGISGFESSANFIEEQQSGVFPKTLRNMWLVVAIFNPLISLLSLGLLPLATIREVPPDLLADMGARSAGDWLRLGVSMDAVLVLSGAVLTSYVGVTGLVRRMSLDRCLPQFLLRENTWRKTNHWIILSFFGLCTSILFVTGGKIETLAGVYTLSFLSVMALFAIGNMLLKRSRGRLPREVRASWPTVTLALIAVLIGLVGNIVLDPRNVEIFVVYFMVAAAIVGVMFLRIQLLRLGLVVSRSLVEWVNKVNEWIRESVTGKINDINSRAVVYFTKNDDAAALNRVALYVLKNEQTSRLQVVHLYDDEEDIPSDLARSLRTVDHLYPQLRIDFLAVKGTFGPETIEQLSQRLDVPKNYMFISTPGDHFPYRIEKLGGVRVIL is encoded by the coding sequence ATGAGTACCAAGGGCCAACCCGCCGACGAGGGAGCACCGGCATCCTGGGAATTCGCCGGCTGGGGGAAAGCAGAACGCATCCTGGATCTCAAGCCCGGTCCGACTCAGGTCCGGCACCTCGACCAGGAAGAAAAGCACATGCTGGGGACGTGGCGTTCCACGGCGATCTGCGGCAACGACATCAGCTCCAGTGTGCTCTATGTATCGGCCCTTTGCGCGGCGCAGGCCGGCGCGCTGGCGCCGGTGGTGCTGGTGATCGTGGCCGTTGTGCTGTATTTCTACCGCAGGGTCTACGCGGAAGTCGGCAGCGCGCTGCCGCTCAACGGGGGCACCTACACGGTGCTGCTGAACACGACCAACAAGCAGCTGGCCGCCGGGGCGGCGTGCCTCACGCTGCTCTCGTACATCGCTACCGCGGTGATCAGCGCCAACGAGGCGATGCATTACGCCCACAACATGTTCGCGGGGCTCAACATCATCTCGGCCACGGTAGCGCTGCTGGGTATCTTCGCGGTGCTCAATATCCTGGGCATCACGGAATCGGCCGTAGTGGCGCTCGGCATCTTCATCGTTCACCTCGTCACTCTCACGGTGCTCTCCGTCACCGCCACCATCGCGGTCGTGGAGGATCCGTCGATGCTGTTCGCCAACTGGACGATGCCCGACCCGTCCGGTATCGGGCATGCGCTGTTTTTCGGGTTCGCGGCCGCGATGCTGGGGATCAGCGGCTTCGAAAGCTCGGCCAATTTCATCGAAGAGCAGCAGTCGGGCGTCTTTCCCAAAACGCTGCGCAACATGTGGCTGGTGGTGGCCATCTTCAACCCCCTCATCAGCCTGCTCTCGCTGGGCCTGCTGCCGCTGGCCACCATCCGGGAAGTCCCGCCCGACCTGCTGGCCGACATGGGCGCGCGCTCGGCCGGCGACTGGCTCCGGCTCGGGGTGAGCATGGATGCCGTGCTGGTGCTGTCGGGCGCGGTGCTGACGAGTTATGTGGGCGTGACGGGCCTCGTGCGCCGGATGAGCCTGGACCGATGTCTCCCGCAGTTCCTGTTGCGCGAGAACACCTGGCGAAAGACCAATCACTGGATCATCCTGAGCTTTTTCGGACTGTGTACCTCGATTCTGTTTGTGACGGGGGGCAAGATCGAGACGCTCGCCGGCGTCTACACGCTTTCGTTCCTGAGCGTGATGGCCCTCTTCGCGATCGGCAACATGCTGCTCAAACGGTCCCGCGGCCGGCTGCCCCGGGAGGTCCGCGCCAGCTGGCCGACGGTAACGCTCGCGCTCATCGCCGTGCTGATCGGGCTGGTGGGCAACATCGTCCTGGATCCCCGCAACGTGGAGATCTTCGTGGTCTACTTCATGGTCGCGGCGGCCATCGTCGGCGTCATGTTTCTGCGCATCCAGCTTCTGCGGCTCGGCCTGGTCGTTTCCCGGTCGCTCGTGGAGTGGGTGAACAAGGTCAATGAGTGGATACGGGAGAGCGTCACGGGCAAGATCAACGACATCAACAGCCGGGCCGTGGTTTACTTTACAAAAAACGACGACGCCGCGGCGCTGAACCGGGTGGCCCTGTACGTGCTGAAGAACGAACAGACGTCGCGCCTGCAGGTGGTGCACCTGTACGACGACGAAGAGGACATCCCGTCCGACCTCGCCCGGTCGCTGCGCACCGTCGATCACCTCTATCCCCAGCTCCGCATCGACTTCCTGGCCGTGAAAGGGACCTTCGGCCCCGAGACCATCGAACAACTCTCGCAGCGTCTGGACGTCCCGAAAAACTACATGTTCATCAGCACGCCCGGCGACCATTTCCCCTACCGCATCGAGAAGCTGGGCGGCGTTCGGGTGATCCTTTGA